The Polyangiaceae bacterium genome includes a region encoding these proteins:
- a CDS encoding TIGR04551 family protein produces MLKRSAFLLSLSWVVTSALAQAQAPAPAPPKPAPAPAAKPAPAPPKPPGAKPAAAEQPAAEEPEPPPSPEGEEEEEPPAKPPTTGKGPGGEGVTPTPAPGGFGPMPMWPQPATDAAALEKQGKEPAAAQKRAKTSDEIYAEDWWSHARPIFEIHGYYRLRAELFHNFSLGRVDPPNTALWPLPSDNHYNSRTGGSFGPALCTGDESAESSSASDDPREGLYPCKNKTQAGANMRFRLNPELHVSDNLRVLSQIDLLDNLVLGSTPEGYSNSPGATGYVVNKRSGYNPIGAFDNTQAPPSDGRNSFRDSIRVKRVWAEYMTPVGQLRFGRMPSHWGLGILANAGDGPDDDYQTTNDRIMFVTGLKSLDLYLGAAWDFANEGQTSDSLNQPQAQPYDMGQLDDVDQYVFVLARRKNPELTKLALAQGNLVLNGGAYVVHRRQLIANEGGTGQCGTGAPTLGCPTENFGAGYVRRGASAWIPDLWIQLLYKKFRFEAEAVTIQGSIESTPDDAVNGRKIEQWGYAAEIEQKLVEDRLKLEFKTGWASGDPDVFGPISGAGGLSPGWNGLQPQQGDDTISTFRFHPNYKVDLILHRNLLSRVQGTYYFRPSVEYDFIREPSGQRFGGGFAGIWTRASEFVQTPGHKRDLGIELDLSLYYQSKDGSLNDNHDKPGGFYTMLQWGVLFPMGGLGYQEVEAQQIEQGLGPGSTETSTAQILRWYLGVLF; encoded by the coding sequence ATGCTCAAGCGATCCGCCTTCCTTTTGTCTCTGAGCTGGGTCGTGACGAGCGCCCTGGCGCAAGCGCAAGCGCCGGCACCAGCGCCACCGAAGCCTGCGCCAGCGCCCGCTGCCAAGCCCGCGCCGGCTCCGCCGAAGCCGCCAGGTGCCAAGCCCGCGGCTGCCGAGCAGCCCGCAGCGGAGGAGCCCGAACCGCCGCCCAGTCCCGAGGGTGAGGAAGAAGAAGAGCCGCCGGCGAAGCCGCCCACCACCGGCAAGGGACCAGGCGGTGAGGGCGTCACTCCGACGCCAGCGCCAGGAGGCTTCGGGCCGATGCCGATGTGGCCGCAACCGGCGACGGACGCTGCGGCGCTCGAGAAGCAAGGCAAGGAGCCGGCGGCGGCGCAGAAGCGCGCCAAGACGTCCGACGAGATCTACGCCGAAGACTGGTGGTCCCACGCGCGGCCCATCTTCGAGATCCACGGCTACTACCGGCTGCGCGCTGAGCTGTTCCACAACTTCTCGCTCGGCCGCGTGGACCCGCCGAACACCGCGCTCTGGCCGCTGCCGAGCGACAACCACTACAACTCTCGGACGGGCGGCTCGTTCGGGCCGGCGCTCTGCACCGGGGACGAGTCCGCCGAGTCCTCGTCGGCCAGCGACGATCCGCGCGAGGGGCTCTACCCCTGCAAGAACAAGACGCAGGCCGGCGCCAACATGCGCTTTCGGCTGAACCCGGAGCTGCACGTCTCGGACAACCTGCGCGTCCTGTCGCAGATCGACCTGCTCGACAACTTGGTGCTGGGCTCCACGCCGGAGGGCTACTCGAACTCCCCGGGCGCGACGGGCTACGTGGTCAACAAGCGCAGCGGCTACAACCCCATCGGCGCCTTCGACAACACGCAGGCGCCGCCCAGCGACGGGCGCAACAGCTTCCGTGACAGCATCCGGGTCAAGCGCGTGTGGGCGGAGTACATGACGCCGGTCGGCCAGCTGCGCTTCGGACGCATGCCCAGCCACTGGGGCCTGGGCATCCTGGCCAACGCCGGCGACGGGCCGGACGACGACTACCAGACCACGAACGACCGCATCATGTTCGTGACGGGGCTGAAGTCGTTGGATCTGTACCTGGGCGCCGCCTGGGACTTCGCCAACGAAGGGCAGACCAGCGACTCGCTGAACCAGCCGCAGGCCCAGCCCTACGACATGGGGCAGCTCGACGACGTGGATCAGTACGTGTTCGTCCTCGCGCGCCGCAAGAACCCGGAGCTCACCAAGCTGGCGCTGGCGCAGGGCAACCTGGTCCTGAACGGCGGCGCCTACGTGGTGCATCGCCGCCAGCTCATCGCCAACGAGGGCGGAACCGGCCAGTGCGGAACCGGCGCCCCGACGCTGGGCTGTCCCACCGAGAACTTCGGCGCCGGCTACGTGCGCCGCGGTGCTTCGGCGTGGATCCCCGACTTGTGGATCCAGCTCCTCTACAAGAAGTTCCGCTTCGAGGCGGAGGCGGTCACCATCCAGGGATCCATCGAGAGCACGCCCGACGACGCGGTGAACGGCCGCAAGATCGAGCAGTGGGGCTACGCCGCGGAGATCGAGCAGAAGCTGGTCGAAGACCGACTGAAGCTCGAGTTCAAGACCGGCTGGGCCTCGGGCGATCCAGACGTGTTCGGCCCCATCAGCGGCGCGGGCGGCCTCTCACCGGGCTGGAACGGGCTGCAGCCGCAGCAGGGCGACGACACCATCAGCACCTTCCGCTTCCACCCGAACTACAAGGTGGACCTGATCCTCCACCGGAACCTGCTCTCGCGGGTGCAGGGCACCTACTACTTCCGGCCCAGCGTCGAGTACGACTTCATCCGCGAGCCCAGCGGCCAGCGCTTCGGCGGCGGCTTCGCGGGGATCTGGACGCGCGCCAGCGAGTTCGTCCAGACGCCGGGACACAAGCGCGATCTCGGCATCGAGCTCGACCTCTCGCTCTACTACCAGTCGAAGGACGGCTCGCTGAACGACAACCACGACAAGCCCGGCGGCTTCTACACCATGCTGCAGTGGGGCGTGCTCTTCCCGATGGGCGGCCTGGGTTACCAGGAGGTCGAGGCCCAGCAGATCGAGCAGGGACTCGGCCCCGGCTCGACGGAGAC
- a CDS encoding protein kinase: protein MALCPVCKNVLDDAARFCTECGAPQPAREAARRFGEDSELDLGWGKVVVGPRIGEGGMGVVHRGWLYYNPAGDKAGTPAHPVAVKVLHPLLKSRERARRLFMGEASALSRLSHPNIVHFFAMVEPEGQLAIVLELVEGEPLSALIERQARSATPGGLPCLPFMRAWHFFSQLLGALAAIHALGIIHRDVKPSNVLVRVDGVVKLTDFGIARLPADHAKNTGGMAPGTGAYMSPEQVLGKEIDARADLYSAAIVLFEMLTGITPFDAPTRNEIMVRTAQVEESPPPLTAQIPQAPRVLDLLFARALAKDPMHRFHSAIELGEAFRTALGLPESAGWSAQQRLADNAAAISQLGLPQSSAPPLPKTQADQLRTDVMQAYEAEPRVRA, encoded by the coding sequence GTGGCGCTCTGCCCGGTGTGCAAGAACGTGCTCGATGACGCTGCTCGGTTCTGCACCGAATGCGGCGCGCCGCAGCCTGCCCGCGAAGCGGCGCGGCGCTTCGGAGAGGACAGCGAGCTCGACCTCGGCTGGGGCAAGGTCGTGGTGGGCCCGCGCATCGGCGAGGGCGGCATGGGCGTCGTGCACCGCGGCTGGCTCTACTACAACCCCGCCGGCGACAAGGCCGGGACGCCGGCACATCCGGTCGCGGTCAAGGTGCTGCACCCGCTGCTCAAGAGCCGGGAGCGAGCCCGACGCCTGTTCATGGGCGAAGCCAGCGCGCTCAGCCGACTCTCGCACCCTAACATCGTCCACTTCTTCGCCATGGTCGAGCCCGAGGGGCAGCTCGCCATCGTGCTCGAGCTGGTCGAGGGCGAGCCGCTCTCCGCCCTGATCGAACGCCAGGCCAGGAGCGCGACCCCCGGTGGGCTGCCGTGCTTGCCGTTCATGCGCGCGTGGCACTTCTTCTCGCAGCTGCTCGGGGCGCTGGCTGCCATTCACGCGCTCGGCATCATCCATCGCGACGTCAAGCCCAGCAACGTGCTGGTGCGCGTGGACGGCGTGGTGAAGCTCACCGACTTCGGCATCGCGCGGCTGCCCGCCGATCACGCGAAGAACACCGGGGGCATGGCGCCGGGCACCGGCGCTTACATGTCGCCCGAGCAGGTGCTGGGCAAGGAGATCGACGCGCGCGCAGACTTGTACAGCGCCGCCATCGTGCTGTTCGAGATGCTCACGGGCATCACTCCCTTCGATGCGCCGACCCGTAACGAGATCATGGTGCGGACCGCCCAGGTCGAGGAGTCGCCGCCGCCGCTCACGGCTCAGATCCCTCAGGCGCCCAGGGTCCTCGACCTGCTCTTCGCCCGAGCCCTGGCCAAAGACCCGATGCACCGCTTCCACTCGGCCATCGAGCTCGGCGAGGCGTTCCGCACCGCGCTCGGCCTGCCGGAGAGCGCCGGCTGGTCGGCCCAGCAGCGCCTGGCCGACAACGCTGCGGCGATCTCTCAGCTCGGCCTGCCGCAATCGAGCGCCCCGCCCCTGCCGAAGACGCAGGCCGACCAGCTCCGCACCGACGTGATGCAGGCCTACGAGGCGGAGCCCCGAGTCCGAGCCTGA